One window of Lemur catta isolate mLemCat1 chromosome 3, mLemCat1.pri, whole genome shotgun sequence genomic DNA carries:
- the NUDT17 gene encoding nucleoside diphosphate-linked moiety X motif 17 isoform X2, translated as MAATRVLLLLSGRPESVSFVQSVCGLLGAGSGPGPWPMYCSLKRGQLVLSDRPFPSASARLPLQPKAPGAPLPADRGVDLGVAIILQSSDRTVLLTRRTRTLSIYPNLWVPPGGHVELHEELLDGGLRELWEETGLQLPQGQFSWVPLGLWESAYPPRLSWGFPKYHHIVLYLLVISQESQQQLQARIQPNPSEVSAFMWLGPDVAAAVAATEDGTEIPRLPPEDLPPSVLAVELEEDGRARPSVLPMSTLLRTTPPIAEDKERVSTGTKFALGLWLQHLGSVTPLSCESGAYMDPDQQRKNRTWTLFPQTRGLGNEVHNPFPSPPP; from the exons ATGGCCGCGACGCGTGTGCTACTGCTCCTGTCCGGGCGTCCGGAGTCGGTGAGCTTCGTACAGAGCGTGTGTGGCCTCCTGGGCGCCGGGTCAGGGCCGGGGCCGTGGCCCATGTACTGCAGCCTGAAGCGAGGACAGCTCGTCCTCTCGGACAGGCCATTCCCAAGCGCCTCGGCTAGGCTTCCGCTCCAG CCCAAGGCCCCCGGGGCCCCGCTGCCCGCAGATCGAGGCGTGGATCTGGGCGTGGCCATCATCCTGCAGTCCAGTGACCGGACTGTTTTGTTAACCCGGAGGACTCGCACCCTCAGCATTTACCCCAACCTCTGGGTACCCCCAG GTGGGCATGTGGAACTCCATGAGGAG CTGCTGGATGGAGGGCTTCGAGAGCTTTGGGAGGAGACTGGACTACAGCTACCCCAGGGCCAGTTCTCTTGGGTCCCTCTGGGGTTATGGGAG tCTGCCTACCCTCCTAGACTGAGCTGGGGTTTccccaaataccatcacattgttCTCTACCTACTTGTGATCTCCCAGGAGTcacagcagcagctgcag GCCAGGATCCAACCAAACCCAAGTGAGGTGAGCGCCTTTATGTGGCTGGGACCAGATGTAGCAGCTGCAGTGGCTGCCACGGAGGATGGGACAGAGATACCCAGACTTCCCCCAGAGGACCTACCACCCTCTGTCCT TGCAGTGGAACTAGAGGAGGATGGAAGAGCCCGACCTTCGGTCCTGCCCATGTCCACACTGCTGCGGACGACCCCACCCATAGCAGAGGACAAAGAGAGGGTCAGCACTGGAACCAAGTTTGCCCTCGGGCTCTGGCTGCAACATCTAGGCAG TGTAACACCCCTATCATGTGAAAGTGGAGCTTACATGGACCCAGACCAGCAAAGGAAGAACAGAACATGGACCCTCTTTCCCCAAACCAGGGGTCTGGGAAATGAAGTACATAATCCCTTCCCTAGTCCACCTCCATGA
- the POLR3C gene encoding DNA-directed RNA polymerase III subunit RPC3 encodes MTQAEIKLCSLLLQEHFGEIVEKIGVHLIRTGSQPLRVIAHDTGTSLDQVKKALCVLIQHNLVIYQVHKRGVVEYEAQCSRVLRMLRYPRYIYTTKTLYSDTGELIVEELLLNGKLTMSAVVKKVADRLTETMEDGKTMDYAEVSNTFVRLADTHFVQRCPLVATTESSDPEPPPPAPTLVTNEKDMYLVPKLSLIGKGKRRRSSDEDAAGEPKAKRRKHTADNKEPIPDDGIYWQANLDRFHQHFRDQAIVSAVANRMDQTSSEIVRTMLRMSEITTPSSAPFTQPLSSNEIFRSLPVGYNISKQVLDQYLTLLADDPLEFVGKSGDSGGGMYVINLHKALACLATATLESVVQERFGSRCARIFRLVLQKKHLEQKQVEDFAMIPAKEAKDMLYKMLSENFISLQEIPKTPDHAPSRTFYLYTVNILSAARMLLHRCYKSIANLIERRQFETKENKRLLEKSQRVEAIIASMQATGAEEAQLQEIEEMITAPERQQLETLKRNVNKLDASEIQVDETIFLLESYIESTMKRL; translated from the exons ATGACTCAAGCAGAAATTAAGCTATGTTCTTTGTTGCTACAAGAGCATTTTGGAGAGATTGTAGAAAAAATTGGAGTCCACTTAATCAGAACTGGCAGCCAACCACTAAGAGTAATTGCCCATGACACAGGAACGTCGCTGGATCag GTGAAAAAAGCCCTTTGTGTCCTCATCCAGCATAACCTGGTGATTTATCAAGTACACAAACGTGGTGTGGTGGAGTATGAAGCCCAGTGTAGCCGGGTGTTGCGGATGCTTAGGTATCCCCGGTATATCTATACTACCAAAACGCTATACAGTGACACTGGAGAGTTGATTGTTGAGGAGCTACTGTTGAATGGCAAACTGACAATGTCAGCTGTCGTTAAGAAGGTGGCAGACCGGCTCACAGAGACCATGGAAG ATGGCAAGACCATGGACTATGCTGAGGTATCAAACACATTTGTGCGACTGGCAGACACACACTTTGTACAGCGCTGCCCCTTGGTAGCTACCACTGAGAGTTCAGACCCTGAGCCACCACCACCTGCCCCTACACTTGTCACTAATGAAAAGGACATGTACCTGGTTCCCAAACTGAGCTTGATAG GGAAAGGTAAAAGAAGGAGATCATCTGACGAAGATGCTGCTGGGGAGCCCAAGGCCAAGAGACGAAAACATACTGCAGATAACAAAGAG cccATTCCAGATGATGGGATTTATTGGCAGGCCAATCTTGACAGATTCCACCAGCACTTCCGTGACCAAGCCATTGTGAGTGCAGTTGCCAATAGGATGGACCAG ACAAGCAGCGAGATCGTGCGGACCATGCTCCGGATGAGTGAGATTACCACCCCCTCTAGTGCCCCCTTCACCCAGCCATTGTCTTCCAATGAG ATCTTCAGATCCCTACCTGTTGGCTATAACATCTCTAAGCAAGTTCTGGATCAGTATCTCACTCTGCTGGCAGACGATCCA ctaGAGTTTGTTGGAAAGTCTGGCGACAGTGGTGGTGGAATGTATGTCATCA ACCTCCATAAGGCATTAGCTTGCCTAGCCACAGCCACTCTGGAGTCCGTTGTACAGGAGAG ATTTGGGTCTCGCTGTGCCAGGATATTCCGACTAGTTTTGCAAAAGAAACACCTGGAGCAGAAGCAGGTGGAAGACTTTGCAATGATTCCTGCAAAGGAGGCAAAGGATATGCTATATAAGATGCTCTCAGAAAATTTCATATCACTCCAG GAAATTCCCAAAACACCAGACCATGCTCCATCCAGGACTTTCTATTTATATACTGTGAACATCCTGTCAGCTGCCCGAATGTTGTTGCACAGATGCTACAAG aGCATAGCCAACTTGATAGAAAGGAGGCAGTTTGAAACCAAAGAGAACAA GCGTCTACTAGAAAAGTCTCAGAGGGTAGAAGCCATTATTGCATCTATGCAGGCTACAGGGGCAGAGGAGGCACAGCTACAAGAAATAGAGGAGATGATCACAGCCCCTGAACGTCAGCAGCTAGAGACTCTGAAACGTAACGTCAACAA GTTGGATGCCAGTGAGATCCAGGTGGATGAAACCATCTTCCTGCTGGAGTCATACATCGAGAGTACCATGAAGAGACTATGA
- the NUDT17 gene encoding nucleoside diphosphate-linked moiety X motif 17 isoform X4, translating into MAATRVLLLLSGRPESVSFVQSVCGLLGAGSGPGPWPMYCSLKRGQLVLSDRPFPSASARLPLQRPAFCPFAAFNQQPKAPGAPLPADRGVDLGVAIILQSSDRTVLLTRRTRTLSIYPNLWVPPGGHVELHEELLDGGLRELWEETGLQLPQGQFSWVPLGLWESAYPPRLSWGFPKYHHIVLYLLVISQESQQQLQARIQPNPSEVSAFMWLGPDVAAAVAATEDGTEIPRLPPEDLPPSVLAVELEEDGRARPSVLPMSTLLRTTPPIAEDKERVSTGTKFALGLWLQHLGR; encoded by the exons ATGGCCGCGACGCGTGTGCTACTGCTCCTGTCCGGGCGTCCGGAGTCGGTGAGCTTCGTACAGAGCGTGTGTGGCCTCCTGGGCGCCGGGTCAGGGCCGGGGCCGTGGCCCATGTACTGCAGCCTGAAGCGAGGACAGCTCGTCCTCTCGGACAGGCCATTCCCAAGCGCCTCGGCTAGGCTTCCGCTCCAG CGACCAGCTTTCTGCCCTTTTGCGGCCTTCAACCAGCAGCCCAAGGCCCCCGGGGCCCCGCTGCCCGCAGATCGAGGCGTGGATCTGGGCGTGGCCATCATCCTGCAGTCCAGTGACCGGACTGTTTTGTTAACCCGGAGGACTCGCACCCTCAGCATTTACCCCAACCTCTGGGTACCCCCAG GTGGGCATGTGGAACTCCATGAGGAG CTGCTGGATGGAGGGCTTCGAGAGCTTTGGGAGGAGACTGGACTACAGCTACCCCAGGGCCAGTTCTCTTGGGTCCCTCTGGGGTTATGGGAG tCTGCCTACCCTCCTAGACTGAGCTGGGGTTTccccaaataccatcacattgttCTCTACCTACTTGTGATCTCCCAGGAGTcacagcagcagctgcag GCCAGGATCCAACCAAACCCAAGTGAGGTGAGCGCCTTTATGTGGCTGGGACCAGATGTAGCAGCTGCAGTGGCTGCCACGGAGGATGGGACAGAGATACCCAGACTTCCCCCAGAGGACCTACCACCCTCTGTCCT TGCAGTGGAACTAGAGGAGGATGGAAGAGCCCGACCTTCGGTCCTGCCCATGTCCACACTGCTGCGGACGACCCCACCCATAGCAGAGGACAAAGAGAGGGTCAGCACTGGAACCAAGTTTGCCCTCGGGCTCTGGCTGCAACATCTAGGCAGGTAA
- the NUDT17 gene encoding nucleoside diphosphate-linked moiety X motif 17 isoform X1 — MAATRVLLLLSGRPESVSFVQSVCGLLGAGSGPGPWPMYCSLKRGQLVLSDRPFPSASARLPLQRPAFCPFAAFNQQPKAPGAPLPADRGVDLGVAIILQSSDRTVLLTRRTRTLSIYPNLWVPPGGHVELHEELLDGGLRELWEETGLQLPQGQFSWVPLGLWESAYPPRLSWGFPKYHHIVLYLLVISQESQQQLQARIQPNPSEVSAFMWLGPDVAAAVAATEDGTEIPRLPPEDLPPSVLAVELEEDGRARPSVLPMSTLLRTTPPIAEDKERVSTGTKFALGLWLQHLGSVTPLSCESGAYMDPDQQRKNRTWTLFPQTRGLGNEVHNPFPSPPP; from the exons ATGGCCGCGACGCGTGTGCTACTGCTCCTGTCCGGGCGTCCGGAGTCGGTGAGCTTCGTACAGAGCGTGTGTGGCCTCCTGGGCGCCGGGTCAGGGCCGGGGCCGTGGCCCATGTACTGCAGCCTGAAGCGAGGACAGCTCGTCCTCTCGGACAGGCCATTCCCAAGCGCCTCGGCTAGGCTTCCGCTCCAG CGACCAGCTTTCTGCCCTTTTGCGGCCTTCAACCAGCAGCCCAAGGCCCCCGGGGCCCCGCTGCCCGCAGATCGAGGCGTGGATCTGGGCGTGGCCATCATCCTGCAGTCCAGTGACCGGACTGTTTTGTTAACCCGGAGGACTCGCACCCTCAGCATTTACCCCAACCTCTGGGTACCCCCAG GTGGGCATGTGGAACTCCATGAGGAG CTGCTGGATGGAGGGCTTCGAGAGCTTTGGGAGGAGACTGGACTACAGCTACCCCAGGGCCAGTTCTCTTGGGTCCCTCTGGGGTTATGGGAG tCTGCCTACCCTCCTAGACTGAGCTGGGGTTTccccaaataccatcacattgttCTCTACCTACTTGTGATCTCCCAGGAGTcacagcagcagctgcag GCCAGGATCCAACCAAACCCAAGTGAGGTGAGCGCCTTTATGTGGCTGGGACCAGATGTAGCAGCTGCAGTGGCTGCCACGGAGGATGGGACAGAGATACCCAGACTTCCCCCAGAGGACCTACCACCCTCTGTCCT TGCAGTGGAACTAGAGGAGGATGGAAGAGCCCGACCTTCGGTCCTGCCCATGTCCACACTGCTGCGGACGACCCCACCCATAGCAGAGGACAAAGAGAGGGTCAGCACTGGAACCAAGTTTGCCCTCGGGCTCTGGCTGCAACATCTAGGCAG TGTAACACCCCTATCATGTGAAAGTGGAGCTTACATGGACCCAGACCAGCAAAGGAAGAACAGAACATGGACCCTCTTTCCCCAAACCAGGGGTCTGGGAAATGAAGTACATAATCCCTTCCCTAGTCCACCTCCATGA
- the NUDT17 gene encoding nucleoside diphosphate-linked moiety X motif 17 isoform X3, giving the protein MAATRVLLLLSGRPESVSFVQSVCGLLGAGSGPGPWPMYCSLKRGQLVLSDRPFPSASARLPLQRPAFCPFAAFNQQPKAPGAPLPADRGVDLGVAIILQSSDRTVLLTRRTRTLSIYPNLWVPPGGHVELHEESAYPPRLSWGFPKYHHIVLYLLVISQESQQQLQARIQPNPSEVSAFMWLGPDVAAAVAATEDGTEIPRLPPEDLPPSVLAVELEEDGRARPSVLPMSTLLRTTPPIAEDKERVSTGTKFALGLWLQHLGSVTPLSCESGAYMDPDQQRKNRTWTLFPQTRGLGNEVHNPFPSPPP; this is encoded by the exons ATGGCCGCGACGCGTGTGCTACTGCTCCTGTCCGGGCGTCCGGAGTCGGTGAGCTTCGTACAGAGCGTGTGTGGCCTCCTGGGCGCCGGGTCAGGGCCGGGGCCGTGGCCCATGTACTGCAGCCTGAAGCGAGGACAGCTCGTCCTCTCGGACAGGCCATTCCCAAGCGCCTCGGCTAGGCTTCCGCTCCAG CGACCAGCTTTCTGCCCTTTTGCGGCCTTCAACCAGCAGCCCAAGGCCCCCGGGGCCCCGCTGCCCGCAGATCGAGGCGTGGATCTGGGCGTGGCCATCATCCTGCAGTCCAGTGACCGGACTGTTTTGTTAACCCGGAGGACTCGCACCCTCAGCATTTACCCCAACCTCTGGGTACCCCCAG GTGGGCATGTGGAACTCCATGAGGAG tCTGCCTACCCTCCTAGACTGAGCTGGGGTTTccccaaataccatcacattgttCTCTACCTACTTGTGATCTCCCAGGAGTcacagcagcagctgcag GCCAGGATCCAACCAAACCCAAGTGAGGTGAGCGCCTTTATGTGGCTGGGACCAGATGTAGCAGCTGCAGTGGCTGCCACGGAGGATGGGACAGAGATACCCAGACTTCCCCCAGAGGACCTACCACCCTCTGTCCT TGCAGTGGAACTAGAGGAGGATGGAAGAGCCCGACCTTCGGTCCTGCCCATGTCCACACTGCTGCGGACGACCCCACCCATAGCAGAGGACAAAGAGAGGGTCAGCACTGGAACCAAGTTTGCCCTCGGGCTCTGGCTGCAACATCTAGGCAG TGTAACACCCCTATCATGTGAAAGTGGAGCTTACATGGACCCAGACCAGCAAAGGAAGAACAGAACATGGACCCTCTTTCCCCAAACCAGGGGTCTGGGAAATGAAGTACATAATCCCTTCCCTAGTCCACCTCCATGA